One genomic window of Ottowia oryzae includes the following:
- the can gene encoding carbonate dehydratase has product MSSSLQHLIDANHAWAEKVEHENPGFFKTLAAQQTPDYLWIGCSDSRVPANQVIGLAPGEVFVHRNVANVVVPSDLNALSVIQFAVDVLKVKHIMVVGHYGCGGVLAVLHEKRVGLADNWLRHVNDVKMRHRGRLMHLCGGEQEDALCEMNAIEQVGHVAQSTVVQDAWARGQPLSVHGWCYGLKDGKVKDLQVTMSRPEHVVDVYRAAIKRYPRSASFVAELDDTDAQQDEQ; this is encoded by the coding sequence ATGTCCTCATCGCTGCAGCACCTCATCGACGCCAACCACGCCTGGGCGGAAAAGGTTGAGCACGAAAACCCCGGCTTCTTCAAGACCCTGGCCGCCCAGCAGACGCCCGACTATCTGTGGATCGGCTGCTCTGACAGCCGCGTGCCCGCCAACCAGGTCATCGGGCTAGCGCCGGGTGAAGTGTTCGTGCACCGCAACGTGGCCAACGTGGTGGTGCCGTCCGATCTGAATGCGCTGTCCGTCATCCAGTTCGCCGTGGATGTGCTCAAGGTCAAGCACATCATGGTGGTCGGCCACTATGGTTGCGGTGGTGTGCTGGCCGTGCTGCATGAAAAGCGCGTGGGCCTGGCCGACAACTGGCTGCGCCACGTCAACGACGTGAAGATGCGCCACCGTGGCCGCCTGATGCACCTGTGCGGCGGCGAGCAGGAAGACGCGCTGTGCGAGATGAACGCCATCGAGCAGGTGGGCCACGTGGCGCAATCCACCGTTGTGCAAGACGCCTGGGCGCGCGGCCAGCCGCTGTCGGTGCATGGCTGGTGCTATGGCCTGAAAGACGGCAAGGTGAAGGATCTGCAGGTCACCATGTCGCGGCCCGAACATGTGGTGGATGTGTACCGCGCCGCCATCAAGCGCTACCCACGGTCGGCCAGTTTCGTGGCTGAGCTGGACGACACCGACGCCCAGCAGGACGAACAATAG
- the aceK gene encoding bifunctional isocitrate dehydrogenase kinase/phosphatase, whose product MPLNAVAPSLASDMAQAMIDGFNRHYRLFRTESARAKHRFETCDWAAQQRAQRERIEFYDLRVRECQRRLEREFKAAQQPMEVWQQAKLFYIGLLVQHKQPELAETFFNSVTTKILHRSYFQNDFIFVRPAISTEYLETDDAAANPTFRSFYPRLDALETSLRDILLSYGLRGRFEDLGRDAQRVADALRRELAADRQRPNFQIQVLASLFYRNKGAYLVGKLINGFKEVPFALPILHRAPGVLYVDAALFGEEDLLILFSFSRAYFMVDMEIPSAYVQFLRSLMPRKPRAEIYNALGLAKQGKNLFYRDLLWHLRHSSDPFRIAPGIKGMVMLVFDMPSFPYVFKVIKDHYPAPKDTSREQIRGKYQLVKRHDRVGRMADTMEFSMLAFPRERFTDELIAEIEQHAPSQLEISDRDGDGQVEVIIAHAYIERRMIPLNLYLQEAFDAGEGDAAANAQLEHAVIEYGNAIKDLVAANIFPGDMLWKNFGVTRHGKVVFYDYDEIEYITDCNFRAVPAPRNEEDEMSGEIWYSVARNDVFPETFGPFLLGNPRVRQAFMRHHADLLDPAFWQQTQQRIRQGEVIDFYPYGTHRRFDVNGGVAGLGELADPAAADGETPADQPDTSAPATAVEPSE is encoded by the coding sequence ATGCCCTTGAACGCCGTCGCCCCTTCGCTGGCAAGCGACATGGCGCAAGCCATGATCGACGGCTTCAACCGCCATTACCGGCTGTTTCGCACCGAATCGGCCCGCGCCAAGCACCGCTTTGAAACCTGCGACTGGGCCGCGCAGCAGCGCGCCCAGCGCGAACGCATCGAGTTCTACGACCTGCGCGTGCGCGAATGCCAGCGCCGCCTTGAGCGTGAATTTAAGGCCGCGCAGCAACCGATGGAAGTCTGGCAGCAGGCCAAGCTGTTCTATATCGGCCTGCTGGTGCAACACAAGCAGCCTGAGCTGGCCGAAACGTTCTTCAACTCGGTCACCACCAAGATCCTGCACCGCAGCTACTTCCAGAACGACTTCATCTTCGTGCGCCCCGCCATCAGCACGGAATACCTGGAAACCGACGACGCCGCGGCCAACCCCACCTTTCGCTCGTTCTACCCGCGCCTGGATGCGCTCGAAACCAGCTTGCGCGACATCCTGTTGTCGTACGGTCTGCGCGGACGCTTTGAAGACCTGGGCCGCGACGCCCAGCGCGTGGCCGACGCGCTGCGGCGCGAGCTGGCGGCCGACCGGCAGCGCCCCAACTTCCAGATCCAGGTGCTGGCCAGCCTGTTCTACCGCAACAAAGGCGCGTACCTGGTCGGCAAGCTGATCAATGGCTTCAAGGAAGTGCCCTTCGCGCTGCCCATCCTGCACCGCGCGCCCGGCGTGCTGTATGTGGACGCCGCGCTGTTTGGCGAGGAAGACCTGCTGATCCTGTTCAGCTTCTCGCGCGCCTATTTCATGGTGGACATGGAAATTCCGTCTGCCTATGTGCAGTTCCTGCGCAGCCTGATGCCGCGCAAGCCGCGCGCCGAGATCTACAACGCCCTGGGTCTGGCCAAGCAGGGCAAGAACCTGTTCTACCGCGACCTGCTCTGGCACCTGCGCCACAGCAGCGACCCATTTCGCATTGCGCCCGGCATCAAGGGCATGGTCATGCTGGTGTTCGACATGCCCAGCTTTCCGTACGTGTTCAAGGTCATCAAAGACCACTACCCCGCGCCCAAAGACACCTCGCGCGAGCAGATTCGCGGCAAGTACCAGCTGGTCAAGCGGCACGACCGCGTGGGCCGCATGGCCGACACCATGGAGTTTTCCATGCTGGCCTTCCCGCGTGAGCGCTTTACCGACGAGCTGATTGCCGAGATCGAACAGCACGCGCCCAGCCAGCTGGAGATTTCAGACCGCGACGGTGACGGCCAGGTCGAAGTCATCATCGCCCACGCCTACATCGAGCGGCGCATGATCCCGCTCAACCTGTACCTGCAGGAAGCCTTCGACGCGGGCGAGGGCGACGCCGCCGCCAATGCGCAGCTGGAGCACGCCGTCATCGAATACGGCAACGCCATCAAGGACCTGGTGGCCGCCAACATCTTCCCGGGCGACATGCTGTGGAAGAACTTCGGCGTCACCCGCCATGGCAAGGTGGTGTTCTACGACTACGACGAGATCGAATACATCACCGACTGCAACTTCCGCGCCGTGCCCGCGCCGCGCAACGAAGAAGACGAGATGAGCGGCGAAATCTGGTACAGCGTCGCCCGAAACGACGTATTCCCCGAAACCTTCGGCCCCTTCCTGCTGGGCAACCCCCGCGTGCGCCAGGCCTTCATGCGCCACCACGCCGACTTGCTGGACCCGGCCTTCTGGCAGCAGACGCAGCAGCGCATACGGCAAGGCGAGGTGATCGATTTCTATCCCTACGGCACGCACCGGCGTTTTGACGTGAACGGCGGTGTGGCAGGCCTCGGCGAACTGGCCGACCCGGCTGCGGCCGACGGAGAGACGCCGGCTGATCAGCCGGATACGAGTGCGCCGGCGACGGCGGTGGAGCCGTCAGAATGA
- a CDS encoding acetyl-CoA C-acyltransferase, with the protein MSDPIVIVSAARTPMGAFQGDFANLAAHDLGGVAIKAAVERAGIAPELVTEVLFGNCLLAGQGQAPARQAAFKGGLAKSAGAVTLSKMCGSGMRAAMFAHDMLVAGSHDVLVAGGMESMTGAPYLLQKARGGYRLGHDRIFDHMMLDGLEDAYEPGRSMGTFGEDCAAKYHFTREQQDNFAVASVQRAQAATNNGAFKDEIAPVTVKDRKGERVVSTDEGPGKINVDKIPTLKPAFKKDGTVTAASSSSINDGAAAMVLMRESTAQKLGVQPLARIVSHATHAQEPEWFSTAPIGATEKALAKAGWQVGDVDLWEINEAFAVVPMALMHDLKVPHDKVNVNGGACALGHPIGASGARILVTLLYALKNRGLKKGLATLCIGGGEATAMAVELL; encoded by the coding sequence ATGTCAGACCCCATCGTCATCGTTTCCGCCGCCCGCACCCCCATGGGCGCGTTCCAGGGCGACTTTGCCAACCTGGCCGCGCACGACCTGGGTGGCGTCGCCATCAAGGCGGCCGTGGAGCGCGCCGGCATTGCGCCCGAGTTGGTGACCGAGGTGCTGTTCGGCAACTGCTTGCTGGCGGGCCAGGGCCAGGCGCCGGCGCGGCAGGCGGCGTTCAAGGGCGGGCTGGCCAAGTCGGCGGGTGCGGTCACGCTCAGCAAGATGTGCGGCTCGGGCATGCGCGCGGCGATGTTCGCGCACGACATGCTGGTGGCGGGCAGCCACGACGTGCTGGTGGCCGGCGGCATGGAAAGCATGACCGGCGCGCCCTACCTGCTGCAAAAGGCGCGCGGCGGCTACCGCCTGGGGCACGACCGCATCTTTGACCACATGATGCTCGACGGCCTGGAAGACGCTTACGAGCCCGGCCGCAGCATGGGCACCTTTGGCGAAGACTGCGCCGCCAAGTACCACTTCACCCGAGAGCAACAAGACAACTTCGCGGTAGCCAGCGTGCAGCGTGCGCAGGCAGCTACGAATAACGGAGCGTTCAAGGATGAGATCGCCCCCGTCACGGTGAAAGACCGCAAGGGCGAGCGCGTGGTCAGCACAGACGAAGGCCCGGGCAAGATCAATGTGGACAAGATTCCCACGCTCAAGCCCGCGTTCAAGAAAGACGGCACGGTCACGGCGGCCAGCAGCTCCAGCATCAACGACGGCGCCGCCGCCATGGTGCTGATGCGCGAAAGCACGGCGCAGAAGCTGGGCGTGCAGCCGCTGGCGCGCATCGTCAGCCACGCCACGCACGCGCAAGAGCCGGAATGGTTCAGCACCGCGCCCATCGGCGCGACCGAAAAGGCGTTGGCCAAGGCGGGCTGGCAGGTGGGCGACGTGGACCTGTGGGAAATCAACGAAGCCTTTGCCGTGGTGCCCATGGCGCTGATGCACGATCTGAAGGTGCCGCACGACAAGGTGAACGTGAACGGCGGCGCCTGCGCGCTGGGCCACCCCATCGGCGCCAGCGGCGCGCGCATTCTCGTCACGCTGCTGTACGCGCTGAAGAACCGGGGCCTCAAGAAAGGCCTGGCCACGCTGTGCATCGGAGGCGGCGAGGCGACGGCGATGGCGGTTGAGTTGCTCTGA
- a CDS encoding MSMEG_1061 family FMN-dependent PPOX-type flavoprotein, translating into MIESVEALRQLYPQASARSRAKQLDRLDEAMRRFVAHAPLCVLASAGAAGGLLDASPRGGPPGFVQVADERTLLIPDATGNNRLDTLENLVADPRIGVLFLVPGVDEVFRVNGTARLRDEAAFTQRFAAPGATRLPALVIEVQVQEAYLHCPKALMRAQVWNPTARVAPGTFPSKHERDAEKPAGQRHRHRNRRRGRSALPHAAGGRRFVTGLARCVPFAL; encoded by the coding sequence ATGATCGAATCCGTTGAAGCCTTGCGCCAGCTGTACCCGCAGGCATCGGCCCGCTCGCGCGCCAAGCAGCTGGACCGGCTGGACGAGGCCATGCGCCGCTTCGTCGCGCACGCGCCGCTGTGCGTGCTGGCCAGCGCGGGCGCGGCCGGCGGCCTGCTGGACGCATCGCCGCGCGGCGGCCCGCCGGGCTTTGTGCAGGTGGCGGATGAACGCACGCTGCTGATCCCCGACGCCACCGGCAACAACCGCCTGGACACGCTGGAAAACCTGGTGGCCGACCCGCGCATCGGCGTGCTGTTTCTGGTGCCCGGCGTGGACGAGGTGTTTCGCGTGAATGGCACGGCGCGCCTGCGCGATGAAGCGGCGTTCACCCAGCGCTTTGCCGCGCCCGGCGCCACGCGCCTGCCCGCCCTGGTGATTGAGGTGCAGGTGCAAGAGGCCTACCTGCACTGCCCCAAGGCGCTGATGCGTGCGCAGGTGTGGAACCCAACCGCGCGCGTGGCGCCGGGCACCTTCCCCAGCAAGCATGAACGCGATGCTGAAAAGCCAGCTGGGCAGCGCCATCGTCACCGAAACCGACGAAGAGGCCGCAGCGCGCTACCGCACGCAGCTGGCGGCCGAAGGTTTGTGACCGGGCTGGCGCGCTGTGTGCCGTTTGCGCTCTGA
- a CDS encoding SDR family oxidoreductase — protein MSTTLIIAASRGIGLELARQAIDAGERVIATARSETALAQLRELGAQALRLDVADVASVSGLAWQLDGEKIDTAWYVAGVICSRANATQPPTREQFDSVMHTNVLGAMQVIPQVVPLVESAGGRMAFISSAMGLIGEVGSSGAWLYRVSKAALNMAVKSAQASYPGATLVCLHPGWVQTDMGGSSAPVTAVQSAAGMRRVMAAVTPQDQGAFFSYDGQRASTW, from the coding sequence ATGAGCACTACCTTGATCATTGCCGCCTCGCGCGGTATCGGCCTGGAACTGGCGCGCCAGGCCATCGACGCGGGCGAACGCGTCATCGCCACCGCGCGCAGTGAGACGGCGCTGGCGCAGTTGCGCGAGCTGGGCGCCCAGGCCCTGCGGCTGGACGTGGCCGACGTGGCCAGCGTGAGCGGGCTGGCCTGGCAGCTGGATGGCGAGAAGATCGACACCGCCTGGTACGTGGCCGGCGTGATCTGCAGCCGCGCCAACGCTACCCAGCCGCCCACGCGCGAGCAGTTCGACAGCGTGATGCACACCAACGTGCTGGGGGCCATGCAGGTCATTCCGCAGGTGGTGCCGCTGGTGGAATCGGCGGGCGGGCGCATGGCCTTCATCTCCAGCGCGATGGGTTTGATTGGCGAGGTGGGCAGCTCGGGCGCGTGGCTTTACCGCGTGAGCAAGGCCGCGTTGAACATGGCGGTGAAGTCTGCCCAGGCCAGCTACCCCGGCGCCACGCTGGTGTGTCTGCACCCTGGCTGGGTGCAGACCGACATGGGCGGCAGCAGCGCGCCCGTCACCGCGGTACAAAGCGCCGCTGGCATGCGCCGCGTGATGGCGGCCGTCACGCCGCAGGACCAGGGCGCGTTTTTCTCGTACGACGGACAGCGCGCGTCAACATGGTGA
- a CDS encoding glutamate carboxypeptidase → MHAGFARRMGFAAVTLALLMTGCAHTAGAPGGAGMAGMAGGAPAAVAPLDQALMNAAKAEQAATLQTLQALVNIETGTGDAEGLAAMGALLQRELQALGATVTRHPAEAGKVGDNIVGRIAGRGQRKLLLIAHMDTVYPRGTLARAPFRIDGGRAYGPGIADDKSGVAVILHTLKLLKARGFDGWGEVVVMFNTDEEGGSYGSRALIQRLAGQADVVLSFEPTTAGDELLTWGTSGIVYYKVAVQGLAAHAGANPEQGVNALVEAADIVRRTQDLDDPEHNLRFNWTLGKAGSVHNVVPDRAELQADIRYADNAALERLLRTLESRIQGEKKLAKSVITIEVTRGRPAFTATAEGRALVDKAIAIYKEAGAVLTILPRTTAGTDAAYAALSGKPVLEGLGLPGFGYHSDREEYVAIDAIPRRLYLVSRLVMDLSQGR, encoded by the coding sequence ATGCACGCCGGATTCGCCCGCCGCATGGGCTTCGCAGCCGTTACGCTGGCCTTGCTGATGACGGGGTGCGCGCACACCGCCGGCGCGCCCGGTGGGGCGGGCATGGCGGGCATGGCGGGTGGCGCACCCGCCGCCGTGGCGCCACTCGATCAGGCCCTGATGAACGCCGCGAAGGCAGAGCAGGCCGCCACGCTGCAAACGCTGCAGGCGCTGGTCAACATCGAAACCGGCACCGGCGATGCCGAAGGCCTGGCCGCCATGGGCGCGCTGCTGCAGCGCGAGCTGCAGGCGCTGGGCGCCACCGTCACGCGCCACCCGGCCGAGGCGGGCAAGGTGGGCGACAACATCGTCGGGCGCATCGCGGGGCGGGGCCAGCGCAAGCTGCTGCTGATCGCGCACATGGACACGGTGTACCCCCGGGGCACGCTGGCGCGGGCGCCGTTTCGGATCGACGGCGGGCGCGCCTACGGCCCTGGCATCGCCGACGACAAGAGCGGTGTGGCCGTGATCCTGCACACGCTGAAGCTGTTGAAGGCGCGCGGCTTCGACGGCTGGGGCGAAGTGGTGGTGATGTTCAACACCGATGAAGAGGGCGGCTCGTACGGGTCGCGGGCACTGATCCAGCGGCTGGCCGGCCAGGCGGACGTGGTGCTGTCGTTCGAGCCCACCACGGCGGGCGACGAGCTGCTGACCTGGGGCACGTCTGGCATCGTGTACTACAAGGTGGCCGTGCAAGGCCTGGCGGCCCACGCGGGCGCCAACCCCGAGCAGGGCGTGAACGCGCTGGTCGAAGCGGCCGACATCGTGCGGCGCACGCAGGATCTGGACGACCCCGAGCACAACCTGCGCTTCAACTGGACGCTGGGCAAGGCGGGCAGCGTGCACAACGTGGTGCCCGATCGGGCCGAGCTGCAGGCCGACATTCGCTACGCCGACAACGCCGCGCTGGAGCGCCTGCTGCGCACGCTGGAAAGCCGCATCCAGGGCGAAAAGAAGCTGGCCAAATCGGTGATCACCATCGAGGTGACGCGCGGGCGCCCCGCTTTCACCGCCACCGCCGAGGGCCGCGCGCTGGTGGACAAGGCCATTGCCATCTACAAGGAAGCGGGCGCGGTATTGACCATCCTGCCGCGCACCACCGCCGGTACCGACGCGGCGTACGCGGCGCTGTCGGGCAAGCCGGTGCTCGAAGGCCTGGGCCTGCCGGGCTTCGGCTACCACAGCGATCGCGAGGAGTACGTGGCGATCGACGCCATCCCGCGCCGCCTGTACCTGGTGTCGCGCCTCGTCATGGATCTGTCGCAGGGCCGCTGA
- a CDS encoding acyl-CoA dehydrogenase family protein, translating into MLLSPDHQAIRDAVRVFAQEQLWPHAPQWDRDHHFPKAAHQGLAELGAYGICVPEAYGGAGLDYLTLALVLEEIAAGDGGTSTAISVTNCPYNAILMRYGTEAQKQQWLVPAARGEMLGAFCLTEPHVGSDASSLRTTAVREGDEYVINGVKQFITSGQNGHVAVVIAVTDKAAGKKGMSAFIVPTHNLGNPGWVVARLEDKLGQHSSDTAQINLESCRVPAENLIGQEGEGYKIALSALEGGRIGIAAQSVGMARSALEVAIGYAKERESFGTAIFNHQAVGFRLADCATRLEAARQLIWHAASLRDAGLPCLKEAAMAKLFASETAEAVCSAAIQTLGGYGYVNDFPLERIYRDVRVCQIYEGTSDVQKIIIQRAL; encoded by the coding sequence ATGCTTCTCAGCCCCGACCATCAGGCCATCCGCGATGCGGTTCGCGTGTTCGCGCAGGAACAGCTGTGGCCGCACGCGCCCCAGTGGGACCGCGATCACCACTTTCCCAAGGCAGCGCACCAGGGCCTGGCCGAGCTGGGCGCCTACGGCATCTGCGTGCCCGAGGCCTACGGCGGCGCCGGGCTGGACTACCTCACGCTGGCGCTGGTGCTGGAGGAAATCGCTGCCGGCGACGGCGGCACCAGCACCGCCATCAGCGTCACCAATTGCCCCTACAACGCCATCCTGATGCGCTACGGCACCGAAGCGCAAAAGCAGCAATGGCTGGTGCCGGCCGCGCGCGGTGAGATGCTGGGCGCCTTCTGCCTGACCGAGCCGCACGTGGGCAGCGACGCCTCCAGCCTGCGCACCACGGCGGTGCGCGAGGGCGATGAGTACGTGATCAACGGCGTCAAGCAGTTCATCACCAGCGGGCAGAACGGCCACGTGGCGGTGGTGATCGCCGTGACCGACAAGGCGGCCGGCAAAAAGGGCATGAGCGCCTTCATCGTGCCCACGCACAACCTGGGCAACCCCGGCTGGGTGGTGGCGCGGCTGGAAGACAAGCTGGGCCAGCACAGCAGCGACACCGCGCAGATCAACCTGGAAAGCTGCCGCGTGCCGGCCGAGAACCTGATCGGTCAGGAAGGCGAGGGCTACAAGATCGCCCTCAGCGCGCTGGAAGGCGGGCGCATCGGCATCGCCGCGCAAAGCGTGGGCATGGCGCGCAGCGCGCTGGAGGTGGCCATTGGCTACGCCAAAGAGCGCGAGAGCTTTGGTACCGCCATCTTCAACCACCAAGCCGTGGGTTTTCGCCTGGCCGACTGCGCCACCCGGCTGGAGGCGGCGCGCCAGCTGATCTGGCACGCCGCCAGCCTGCGCGACGCGGGTCTACCATGCCTGAAGGAAGCGGCCATGGCCAAGCTGTTTGCCAGCGAGACGGCCGAAGCGGTGTGCAGCGCCGCTATTCAAACGCTGGGCGGCTACGGCTACGTGAACGACTTTCCGCTCGAGCGCATTTACCGCGATGTGCGCGTGTGTCAGATCTACGAAGGCACCAGCGACGTGCAGAAGATCATCATCCAGCGCGCCTTGTAA
- a CDS encoding DUF1800 domain-containing protein, which produces MKPSLSTLPLRSARWPGVAGLLRNQGQRGRWLGGLLGLALVGGCAAVGTSSDPATALQSATRLTWGASVPAVAALSRSSAQAWLDAQLRPSSAPPTLPGPVQAQINAMTISQRPVAELVADMVQQRQAANALPDDAAKQAARNAWQQEMNRLAREAAQRHLLRAVYSPRQVQEQMTWFWLNHFSVFQGKGEIRAMLGDYEDSAIRPHALGRFRDLLGAVVRHPAMLQFLDNAQNASGRLNENYARELMELHTLGVDAGYTQRDVQELARVLTGVGVQTKLGGDQPRLPAAQQALYVRQGLFEFNPRRHDFGPKVFLGQPVPGQGLAEVDQALDRLARAPATARFISGKLAHYWLSDDAPRALVDRMAQTFQRSDGDIAATLRTLFTSNEFQRGAGGKFKDPMRYVVSALRLSYGDTPILNTAPALGWLNRLGEPLYGRQTPDGYPLNDSAWSSSGQMETRFELARAIGAARPDLRQAVEPPVPGSPAAAPTPPAAPLPAPDGAHALYGQPPGADALGARTRQALGQAKSPAEWNALLLSSPEFMRR; this is translated from the coding sequence ATGAAGCCCTCACTTTCCACGCTGCCCTTGCGCAGTGCCCGTTGGCCCGGCGTTGCCGGTTTGTTGCGCAACCAGGGCCAGCGCGGGCGATGGCTGGGTGGCTTGCTTGGTTTGGCGCTGGTCGGTGGCTGCGCGGCCGTGGGCACGTCCAGCGACCCGGCCACCGCGCTGCAAAGTGCCACCCGCTTGACCTGGGGCGCCAGCGTACCCGCCGTGGCGGCCTTGTCGCGCAGCTCTGCGCAGGCTTGGCTCGACGCGCAGCTTCGCCCATCGTCAGCGCCGCCCACGCTGCCCGGCCCGGTGCAGGCGCAGATCAATGCGATGACGATCTCGCAGCGCCCCGTGGCCGAACTGGTGGCCGACATGGTGCAGCAGCGCCAGGCCGCCAACGCGCTGCCTGACGATGCGGCCAAGCAGGCCGCGCGCAACGCCTGGCAGCAGGAGATGAACCGCCTGGCGCGCGAGGCCGCCCAGCGCCACCTGCTGCGCGCCGTGTATTCGCCCCGCCAGGTGCAAGAGCAGATGACCTGGTTCTGGCTGAACCACTTCAGCGTGTTCCAGGGCAAGGGCGAAATCCGCGCCATGCTGGGCGACTACGAAGACAGCGCCATCCGCCCGCATGCGCTGGGGCGTTTCCGCGATCTGCTGGGGGCCGTGGTGCGCCACCCGGCCATGCTGCAGTTTCTGGACAACGCCCAGAACGCTTCGGGCCGCCTCAACGAAAACTACGCGCGCGAGCTGATGGAGCTGCACACCCTGGGCGTGGACGCGGGCTACACGCAGCGCGACGTGCAGGAGCTCGCCCGGGTGCTGACCGGCGTGGGCGTGCAGACCAAATTGGGCGGCGATCAGCCGCGCCTGCCAGCGGCGCAGCAGGCCCTGTACGTGCGCCAGGGTTTGTTTGAATTCAACCCGCGCCGCCACGACTTCGGGCCCAAGGTATTCCTGGGCCAGCCCGTGCCCGGCCAGGGCCTGGCCGAGGTGGATCAGGCGCTGGACCGCCTGGCCCGCGCGCCCGCCACCGCGCGCTTCATCAGCGGCAAGCTGGCCCACTACTGGCTGTCAGACGACGCGCCGCGTGCGCTGGTCGACCGCATGGCGCAAACCTTCCAGCGCAGCGATGGCGACATCGCCGCCACGTTGCGTACGCTGTTCACTTCCAATGAGTTCCAGCGCGGCGCCGGTGGCAAGTTCAAGGACCCGATGCGCTACGTGGTGTCGGCACTGCGCCTGAGTTATGGCGACACGCCGATCCTCAACACCGCGCCCGCGCTGGGCTGGCTGAATCGCCTGGGCGAGCCGCTGTACGGCCGCCAGACGCCCGACGGCTACCCGCTGAACGACAGCGCCTGGTCCAGCTCGGGCCAGATGGAAACGCGCTTCGAGCTGGCCCGGGCCATTGGCGCGGCGCGGCCCGATCTGCGCCAGGCCGTCGAACCACCGGTGCCCGGCAGCCCCGCCGCTGCGCCCACGCCGCCCGCTGCACCCTTGCCCGCACCCGACGGTGCGCATGCGCTGTACGGCCAACCCCCGGGCGCCGACGCGCTGGGTGCGCGCACCCGCCAGGCGTTGGGCCAGGCCAAGTCGCCGGCCGAGTGGAATGCCCTGCTGCTCTCGTCGCCCGAATTCATGCGCCGCTGA
- a CDS encoding DUF1501 domain-containing protein — translation MQRRRLLQTLGMLPIAGGAGALLAAPAASSKLLIVFLRGAYDCCNLLVPTASNFYYESRPDIAIARPPAAGAAADPANPTAIALDANWGLHPALAGNLWPLYQKGELAFVPFAGTDDTSRSHFETQDGIELGQPLDRRRDYRSGFLNRLAEVVNGAAPMAFTDQLPLSMQGRAQVPNMALRSVGKSALDARQSRLIADMYEDTPLAAPVQEGFAVRANVARQLSAEMDAAGRGAVSARGFSAEAQRIGRLMAQGYNLGFVDVGGWDTHVNQGGVKGDLATRLGNLGDGLAQLPAAMGPAWRDTTVVVISEFGRTFRQNGNRGTDHGHGTVYWVLGGGVRGGKVLGEQVVVDQAHLFQNRDLRVLNEYRAVLGGLFARQFGLRPAQLAKVFDGVAPRDLGLV, via the coding sequence ATGCAACGCCGTCGTCTTTTGCAAACCCTGGGCATGTTGCCTATCGCCGGTGGCGCGGGTGCGCTGCTGGCCGCCCCTGCGGCCTCGTCCAAGCTGCTCATCGTCTTTTTGCGCGGCGCGTACGACTGCTGCAACCTGCTGGTGCCCACGGCCAGCAACTTCTATTACGAAAGCCGCCCAGACATCGCCATCGCACGGCCGCCTGCTGCTGGCGCCGCCGCCGATCCGGCCAACCCCACGGCCATCGCGCTGGACGCCAACTGGGGCCTGCACCCTGCGCTGGCAGGCAACCTGTGGCCGCTGTACCAGAAAGGCGAGCTGGCTTTCGTGCCCTTTGCGGGCACGGACGACACCTCGCGCAGCCACTTTGAAACGCAGGACGGCATCGAGCTGGGTCAGCCGCTGGACCGGCGGCGCGACTACCGGTCGGGCTTCCTGAACCGCCTGGCCGAAGTGGTCAACGGCGCCGCGCCCATGGCCTTCACCGACCAGCTGCCGCTGTCCATGCAGGGCCGCGCGCAGGTGCCCAACATGGCGCTGCGCTCTGTGGGCAAATCCGCGCTGGACGCGCGGCAAAGCCGCCTGATCGCCGACATGTACGAAGACACCCCGCTGGCCGCGCCCGTGCAGGAAGGCTTTGCCGTGCGCGCCAACGTCGCCCGCCAGCTGAGCGCCGAGATGGACGCCGCCGGTCGCGGCGCCGTCAGCGCGCGCGGCTTCAGCGCCGAGGCGCAGCGCATCGGCCGCCTGATGGCGCAGGGCTACAACCTGGGTTTTGTCGACGTGGGCGGCTGGGACACCCACGTCAACCAGGGCGGCGTGAAGGGCGACCTGGCCACGCGCCTGGGCAACCTGGGCGACGGCCTGGCGCAGTTGCCCGCCGCCATGGGCCCCGCGTGGCGCGACACCACGGTGGTGGTCATCAGCGAATTTGGCCGCACCTTCCGCCAGAACGGCAACCGCGGCACCGACCACGGCCACGGCACGGTGTACTGGGTGTTGGGCGGCGGCGTGCGCGGCGGCAAGGTGTTGGGCGAGCAGGTGGTGGTGGACCAGGCGCACTTGTTCCAGAACCGCGACCTGCGCGTGCTCAACGAATACCGCGCGGTGCTGGGCGGCCTGTTCGCCCGCCAGTTCGGCCTGCGCCCGGCGCAGCTGGCCAAGGTGTTCGACGGCGTGGCGCCGCGCGATCTGGGTCTGGTGTAA